TGAGCCCGAGGATAATCATCAGTGCCTGTCCATGTCGTCGATAATCAGTTGTCGAAGTGCGGCGTCCACCGTCGGCCGACAGCCGAACCAGAGTTCGAAGCCGGGCACCGCCTGATGCAGAAGCATGCCCAGACCGTCGACGGTCGCAAGGCCTTGCGCCTCTGCCTGCGCCAGCATCGGCGTCTTCAAGGGAACATAGACGATATCCGTGACGATGGCGCTCGAAGACATGAGACCGAAATCGATTGCCGGTGCTTCGCTGCCGTCCATGCCGAGTGAGGTGGTGTTGATGAACAGGCCTGCGCCGGTCATTGCGTCCTTGAGTGCGCCCATCGGGTGGGCTTCGACCGCCGGGCCGAACCGGTCGGCAAGTTCCTGCGCCCGTTCGACGGTGCGGTTGACGACATGGATCGTCTTGATGCCACGGTCGCGAACAGCCTGGATGATCGCCCGGCTGGCGCCGCCGGCGCCGAGGATGACCGCCGTCGACGTTTTGTCCCAACCGGCCGCCCGCTCGTCGAGGTTGGCAACGAAGCCGCGGCCGTCGGTGTTGGTGGCATGCACCTTTCCGTCCTGAACCCACAGCGTGTTGGCAGCGCCGAGTTCCTGGCTCAGCTCATCCGGCTGATCCGCCAGCCGACAGGCCACTTCCTTATGGGGAATGGTGACATTGCCGCCGCTGAAACCGGATGTCCCATCCTTGAGGCTGGCCACGAAGGCGGCGAAGTCTTCGGGCTTGACCTCATGGGCGCGGTAGCTGCCGGGCAGACCGAGCTTTTTCAGCCAATAACCATGGATCAACGGCGACCGG
The nucleotide sequence above comes from Ensifer sp. PDNC004. Encoded proteins:
- a CDS encoding shikimate dehydrogenase; protein product: MRDSRETFVNHAFVTGYPIKHSRSPLIHGYWLKKLGLPGSYRAHEVKPEDFAAFVASLKDGTSGFSGGNVTIPHKEVACRLADQPDELSQELGAANTLWVQDGKVHATNTDGRGFVANLDERAAGWDKTSTAVILGAGGASRAIIQAVRDRGIKTIHVVNRTVERAQELADRFGPAVEAHPMGALKDAMTGAGLFINTTSLGMDGSEAPAIDFGLMSSSAIVTDIVYVPLKTPMLAQAEAQGLATVDGLGMLLHQAVPGFELWFGCRPTVDAALRQLIIDDMDRH